From Megalops cyprinoides isolate fMegCyp1 chromosome 18, fMegCyp1.pri, whole genome shotgun sequence, one genomic window encodes:
- the LOC118793170 gene encoding high affinity immunoglobulin epsilon receptor subunit gamma-like, which translates to MTFAAVFLTTALLCQNFGRALALEEPGICYILDGILFVYGIVLTALYCRLKMGKASGKSGQNHEKQEDGIYTSLTPRGQDTYETLNIQRK; encoded by the exons ATGACATTTGCAGCCGTCTTTCTCACCACTGCCTTGCTGTGCCAGAATTTTGGCAGGGCCT TGGCCCTGGAGGAGCCTGGGATCTGCTACATTCTGGACGGGATACTGTTTGTGTACGGCATCGTCCTGACTGCACTGTACTGCAGACTGAAG ATGGGAAAAGCTTCGGGGAAAAGTGGGCAAAACCATGAG aaacaaGAGGACGGAATCTACACT tcattAACTCCTCGTGGCCAAGACACCTATGAGACCCTCAACATCCAGAGGAAGTGA
- the nectin4a gene encoding nectin-4 isoform X1 produces the protein MDRRTSQNQTTDLWVMRSRPSSMAVWLWLLGVFAPYVWAEFVEPPPSYSLRSMAESPTRLPCRFRVQEEQLVQVSWTKEHPDGNKEQIITAHRTEGHTEFGRFSGRVNFESSDPMENSALIIRSTEVSDEGRYTCHISTFPSGNFDTQLSLTVWTTPISSLEPVEMVEGQSFRVAATCRSVARPPPRLSWETELPGVAQNRSSEGGAVSTHFSLHPLRSMNGKRLDCLVWHPSMETPRRLSNQLVVHYPPDAAVRGYDGNWFVGLEGASLRCDSGGNPKPQSFTWTRRGGALPEGVTQRNDTLLFSRPLTLTDAGLYECVAKNSVGLAKADVDIAVAETTRQEASFSTLMMLIVGVVAAVLVVALVISVIMMNRYHKRRNKKLEMELSEKKEEISTLSRQASFRRINSVSTDHRMQMEESVPLRVEGTLRTSLSSLGEQARCRDSRSTLSGGRGGGGGMAVDSLGRPALYNTSRRGERGREREMEREGERAESRQRVESYVLSSGLALRLSVTLVSVPQDPPLLPPLLPALPPGARNHHPPFSRTSPPLSAEEEEEEEREMERQSDREKEGVQGDQDSETTSSQISEVLSSRFQQSNGTLHPKPRLNDILLPPQIYHPKGQIV, from the exons ATGGACCGCAGAACTTCTCAGAACCAGACTACAGACCTGTGGGTGATGAGGTCACGTCCGAGCAGTATGGCAGTGTGGCTGTGGCTTCTGGGGGTGTTTG cTCCCTATGTGTGGGCGGAGTTTGTGGAGCCCCCTCCCTCCTACTCTCTGCGCTCCATGGCGGAGTCCCCCACTCGGCTGCCTTGTCGGTTTCGGGTTCAGGAGGAGCAGCTGGTCCAGGTGAGCTGGACGAAGGAACATCCTGATGGCAACAAGGAGCAGATCATCACTGCACACCGCACTGAGGGGCACACAG agttCGGACGGTTTTCGGGGCGGGTAAATTTTGAGAGCAGTGACCCCATGGAGAACTCAGCGCTGATCATCCGCAGCACAGAGGTGTCAGACGAGGGGCGGTACACCTGCCACATCTCTACCTTCCCCTCCGGCAACTTCGACACACAGCTGTCCCTCACCGTGTGGA ccacaCCCATCTCCTCTCTGGAGCCAGTGGAGATGGTGGAGGGGCAGTCCTTCCGCGTGGCGGCCACCTGCCGCTCTGTGGcccgccccccgccccgcctCTCCTGGGAGACCGAGCTGCCCGGCGTGGCCCAGAACCGCAGCTCCGAGGGCGGGGCTGTCTCCACCCACTtctccctgcaccccctgcGCAGCATGAACGGGAAGCGGCTGGACTGCCTGGTGTGGCACCCCTCCATGGAGACGCCCCGCAGACTCTCCAACCAGCTCGTCGTGCACT ATCCTCCAGATGCCGCAGTCAGAGGGTATGATGGGAACTGGTTTGTGGGTCTGGAGGGAGCGTCGCTGAGGTGTGACAGTGGAGGGAACCCCAAACCCCAGAGCTTCACCTGGACCAG GAGGGGTGGAGCCCTGCCGGAAGGCGTGACGCAGAGGAACGACACGCTACTGTTCAGCCGGCCCCTCACACTGACAGACGCTGGACTGTACGAGTGTGTGGCCAAGAACAGCGTTGGCCTGGCAAAAGCAGATGTTGATATTGCTGTTGCAG AAACGACTCGACAGGAGGCCTCCTTCAGCACTCTGATGATGCTGATCGTGGGAGTGgttgctgcagtgctggtggtTGCCTTGGTGATCTCGGTGATAATGATGAACCGCTACCACAAGCGCAGGAACAAGAAGCTGGAGATGGAGCTCAGTGAAAAGAA GGAGGAGATCAGCACTCTGTCCAGGCAGGCATCCTTCAGGAGAATCAACTCTGTCAGCACTGACCACCGCATGCAG ATGGAGGAGAGTGTCCCTCTCAGGGTGGAGGGCACTTTGAGGACCAGCTTGTCTTCTCTTGGG GAACAGGCTCGCTGCAGGGACAGTCGCTCCACCCTgtcgggggggcgggggggtgggggcgggatGGCCGTGGACTCGCTGGGTCGACCCGCTCTGTATAACACCTCCCGGCGtggggagcgagggagggagagagagatggagagagagggagagagagccgaGAGCAGGCAGAGGGTGGAGTCTTACGTCTTGAGCAGCGGTTTGGCTCTg CGTCTCAGTGTCACTCTCGTCTCTGTCCCTCAGGatccccctctcctcccgcctctcctccctgcccttCCCCCGGGGGCCAGGAACCATCACCCCCCTTTCAGCCGCACGagcccccccctctctgctgaggaagaggaggaggaagagagagagatggaaagacagagtgacagagagaaggagggagtgcAAGGAGATCAGGACAGCGAAACCACCAGCTCCCAGATCTCAGAGGTCCTGTCGAGCCGCTTTCAGCAGAGCAATGGCACCCTGCACCCCAAACCCCGCCTCAACGACATCCTGCTGCCCCCCCAGATTTACCACCCCAAGGGCCAGATTGTGTAG
- the nectin4a gene encoding nectin-4 isoform X2, with amino-acid sequence MDRRTSQNQTTDLWVMRSRPSSMAVWLWLLGVFAPYVWAEFVEPPPSYSLRSMAESPTRLPCRFRVQEEQLVQVSWTKEHPDGNKEQIITAHRTEGHTEFGRFSGRVNFESSDPMENSALIIRSTEVSDEGRYTCHISTFPSGNFDTQLSLTVWTTPISSLEPVEMVEGQSFRVAATCRSVARPPPRLSWETELPGVAQNRSSEGGAVSTHFSLHPLRSMNGKRLDCLVWHPSMETPRRLSNQLVVHYPPDAAVRGYDGNWFVGLEGASLRCDSGGNPKPQSFTWTRRGGALPEGVTQRNDTLLFSRPLTLTDAGLYECVAKNSVGLAKADVDIAVAETTRQEASFSTLMMLIVGVVAAVLVVALVISVIMMNRYHKRRNKKLEMELSEKKEEISTLSRQASFRRINSVSTDHRMQMEESVPLRVEGTLRTSLSSLGEQARCRDSRSTLSGGRGGGGGMAVDSLGRPALYNTSRRGERGREREMEREGERAESRQRVESYVLSSGLALDPPLLPPLLPALPPGARNHHPPFSRTSPPLSAEEEEEEEREMERQSDREKEGVQGDQDSETTSSQISEVLSSRFQQSNGTLHPKPRLNDILLPPQIYHPKGQIV; translated from the exons ATGGACCGCAGAACTTCTCAGAACCAGACTACAGACCTGTGGGTGATGAGGTCACGTCCGAGCAGTATGGCAGTGTGGCTGTGGCTTCTGGGGGTGTTTG cTCCCTATGTGTGGGCGGAGTTTGTGGAGCCCCCTCCCTCCTACTCTCTGCGCTCCATGGCGGAGTCCCCCACTCGGCTGCCTTGTCGGTTTCGGGTTCAGGAGGAGCAGCTGGTCCAGGTGAGCTGGACGAAGGAACATCCTGATGGCAACAAGGAGCAGATCATCACTGCACACCGCACTGAGGGGCACACAG agttCGGACGGTTTTCGGGGCGGGTAAATTTTGAGAGCAGTGACCCCATGGAGAACTCAGCGCTGATCATCCGCAGCACAGAGGTGTCAGACGAGGGGCGGTACACCTGCCACATCTCTACCTTCCCCTCCGGCAACTTCGACACACAGCTGTCCCTCACCGTGTGGA ccacaCCCATCTCCTCTCTGGAGCCAGTGGAGATGGTGGAGGGGCAGTCCTTCCGCGTGGCGGCCACCTGCCGCTCTGTGGcccgccccccgccccgcctCTCCTGGGAGACCGAGCTGCCCGGCGTGGCCCAGAACCGCAGCTCCGAGGGCGGGGCTGTCTCCACCCACTtctccctgcaccccctgcGCAGCATGAACGGGAAGCGGCTGGACTGCCTGGTGTGGCACCCCTCCATGGAGACGCCCCGCAGACTCTCCAACCAGCTCGTCGTGCACT ATCCTCCAGATGCCGCAGTCAGAGGGTATGATGGGAACTGGTTTGTGGGTCTGGAGGGAGCGTCGCTGAGGTGTGACAGTGGAGGGAACCCCAAACCCCAGAGCTTCACCTGGACCAG GAGGGGTGGAGCCCTGCCGGAAGGCGTGACGCAGAGGAACGACACGCTACTGTTCAGCCGGCCCCTCACACTGACAGACGCTGGACTGTACGAGTGTGTGGCCAAGAACAGCGTTGGCCTGGCAAAAGCAGATGTTGATATTGCTGTTGCAG AAACGACTCGACAGGAGGCCTCCTTCAGCACTCTGATGATGCTGATCGTGGGAGTGgttgctgcagtgctggtggtTGCCTTGGTGATCTCGGTGATAATGATGAACCGCTACCACAAGCGCAGGAACAAGAAGCTGGAGATGGAGCTCAGTGAAAAGAA GGAGGAGATCAGCACTCTGTCCAGGCAGGCATCCTTCAGGAGAATCAACTCTGTCAGCACTGACCACCGCATGCAG ATGGAGGAGAGTGTCCCTCTCAGGGTGGAGGGCACTTTGAGGACCAGCTTGTCTTCTCTTGGG GAACAGGCTCGCTGCAGGGACAGTCGCTCCACCCTgtcgggggggcgggggggtgggggcgggatGGCCGTGGACTCGCTGGGTCGACCCGCTCTGTATAACACCTCCCGGCGtggggagcgagggagggagagagagatggagagagagggagagagagccgaGAGCAGGCAGAGGGTGGAGTCTTACGTCTTGAGCAGCGGTTTGGCTCTg GatccccctctcctcccgcctctcctccctgcccttCCCCCGGGGGCCAGGAACCATCACCCCCCTTTCAGCCGCACGagcccccccctctctgctgaggaagaggaggaggaagagagagagatggaaagacagagtgacagagagaaggagggagtgcAAGGAGATCAGGACAGCGAAACCACCAGCTCCCAGATCTCAGAGGTCCTGTCGAGCCGCTTTCAGCAGAGCAATGGCACCCTGCACCCCAAACCCCGCCTCAACGACATCCTGCTGCCCCCCCAGATTTACCACCCCAAGGGCCAGATTGTGTAG